From the Leptospira montravelensis genome, one window contains:
- the queA gene encoding tRNA preQ1(34) S-adenosylmethionine ribosyltransferase-isomerase QueA, which translates to MDFLQEFDFNLPDEQIAKFPLENRDQSRLLVVNIGQSKFWEAPLFRDIQSLVRPGDVFVYNETKVSSRRVYLQVESGRIHESIFLESLDPSEKSWLCILKNRAKLKLGEKLFPVGFNDYQFSYQGPKEELSILFSEIPISDSDFGIFGNIPIPPYLKRNVTEEDKIRYQTIFANRSGSVAAPTAGLHFTEELKENLNKKGAEFVPVELQIGYGTFRPLTPEQWESKTLHREKYFVSESTASKLNGARKEGRRIIAVGTTTLRVLETVFDSQLKKYKVGSSQTDIFLSPGDNIQSVQGLITNFHLPKSSLLLLVSAFANTQLVLDAYQYALQNGFRFYSYGDSMFLFQK; encoded by the coding sequence ATGGATTTTTTACAGGAATTCGATTTTAACCTACCCGATGAACAAATTGCCAAATTTCCCTTAGAAAATCGAGATCAGTCTCGGCTTTTAGTGGTAAACATAGGGCAATCAAAGTTTTGGGAAGCACCATTGTTTCGAGACATTCAATCACTGGTTCGCCCCGGTGATGTTTTTGTTTATAATGAGACAAAAGTATCATCACGCCGAGTGTATTTACAAGTGGAATCTGGTCGCATCCATGAATCGATCTTTTTGGAATCGTTGGATCCATCTGAAAAAAGTTGGTTATGTATCTTAAAAAATAGGGCAAAATTAAAGTTAGGTGAGAAACTATTTCCCGTTGGTTTTAATGACTACCAGTTTTCTTATCAAGGTCCAAAAGAAGAACTTTCCATTTTATTTTCCGAAATTCCCATTTCTGATTCTGATTTTGGAATTTTTGGAAATATCCCAATTCCACCCTATCTCAAACGTAATGTGACAGAAGAAGATAAAATCCGATACCAGACTATTTTTGCCAACCGTTCAGGATCTGTTGCAGCACCTACCGCCGGATTACATTTTACAGAAGAATTAAAAGAGAACCTAAATAAGAAGGGTGCTGAATTTGTCCCTGTGGAATTGCAAATTGGTTATGGGACATTTCGTCCTCTGACTCCCGAACAATGGGAATCAAAAACCTTACATAGGGAAAAGTATTTTGTTTCCGAGTCCACAGCATCAAAGTTAAACGGTGCAAGAAAGGAAGGTAGAAGGATCATTGCAGTGGGAACCACTACACTTCGCGTCTTAGAAACTGTATTTGATTCTCAATTAAAGAAATATAAGGTGGGATCAAGTCAAACTGACATCTTTTTGTCGCCAGGAGACAATATTCAATCCGTACAAGGCCTGATCACAAACTTTCACTTACCTAAATCCAGCTTATTGCTTTTAGTCAGTGCGTTTGCCAATACCCAACTTGTGTTGGATGCTTATCAGTATGCACTACAGAACGGGTTTCGTTTTTATTCATATGGCGATTCAATGTTCCTTTTCCAAAAATAG
- a CDS encoding MBOAT family O-acyltransferase — translation MLFNSFEFLVFFFITIIVGNLLKNRWQKLFFLLTSYYFYMAWQPSSISCTAMASDGFKFFTDRLFCDYKINPYVFILIFSTIIDYFAARLIEKKQDGDSARGWLLVLSLVVNIGTLGFFKYTDFLLGVINDIHLLGDFQFAKQNIILPVGISFYTFQSMSYTIDVYNRKIEARKSFLDFALYVAFFPQLVAGPIVRAETFFRDLDFRLGVYKENIDAAFALILIGFTRKIVFADNLARVVDSTFSNYQNLNSIEIWTGALAFGWQIYFDFAGYTDIAIGVARLFGFQFNPNFNFPMSCRNIADHWSRWHISFSTWIRDYIYIPLGGSRVSVIMYIRNIMITWLFAGLWHGAAYHYVGWGIWQGTMLLSHKFYSDTTLAKFLNGKGGRVYDLFARVFTMFCLAFGFIMFRAETMEKAIPMMKALLFLNDSVAPIARWNNYRFGILLLICFTASYVFSKRQIPTLLTGNWLKYTTFVIVNVLLLLLFGVTESQNFLYFQF, via the coding sequence ATGTTATTTAACTCGTTTGAATTTTTAGTCTTTTTCTTTATCACAATCATTGTTGGGAATCTTTTAAAAAATCGTTGGCAAAAACTTTTTTTTCTACTTACCAGTTATTACTTTTACATGGCTTGGCAACCATCGTCTATTTCTTGTACGGCGATGGCTTCCGATGGTTTCAAATTTTTTACAGATAGACTTTTTTGTGATTATAAGATCAATCCCTATGTTTTTATTTTAATTTTCTCAACGATTATTGATTACTTTGCCGCAAGACTGATTGAAAAAAAACAAGATGGGGATAGTGCCAGAGGATGGTTACTTGTATTATCTCTTGTTGTCAACATTGGAACACTTGGATTTTTCAAATATACAGACTTTCTATTAGGAGTCATTAACGACATCCATCTCTTAGGTGACTTCCAATTCGCAAAACAAAACATCATACTTCCTGTAGGAATTTCCTTTTATACATTCCAATCAATGAGTTATACCATCGATGTATACAATCGAAAAATTGAAGCCAGGAAATCCTTTCTTGATTTTGCACTGTATGTTGCTTTTTTCCCGCAATTGGTTGCGGGACCCATCGTACGTGCAGAAACTTTTTTTCGCGACTTAGATTTTCGTCTCGGTGTATATAAAGAGAATATTGATGCTGCCTTCGCATTAATCTTAATCGGATTCACTCGAAAAATCGTCTTCGCAGACAACCTAGCTCGTGTGGTAGACTCAACGTTTTCAAATTACCAAAACTTAAACTCAATCGAAATTTGGACAGGTGCTCTTGCCTTCGGATGGCAAATTTATTTTGACTTTGCAGGTTATACAGACATTGCCATAGGAGTTGCTAGACTCTTTGGATTCCAATTCAATCCAAACTTCAACTTCCCTATGTCCTGCAGAAATATCGCAGACCACTGGTCCCGGTGGCATATTTCTTTTTCCACATGGATTAGAGATTACATCTACATTCCGTTAGGTGGTTCAAGAGTGAGTGTTATCATGTACATTCGAAACATTATGATCACCTGGTTATTTGCTGGGTTATGGCATGGTGCAGCCTATCATTATGTAGGATGGGGAATCTGGCAAGGAACCATGTTACTTTCTCACAAATTCTATAGTGATACAACACTTGCAAAGTTTCTGAACGGGAAAGGTGGTCGAGTTTATGATTTATTTGCGCGAGTTTTTACCATGTTCTGTTTGGCATTTGGTTTTATCATGTTCCGAGCGGAAACAATGGAAAAAGCTATTCCTATGATGAAAGCTCTGCTTTTCTTAAATGATTCCGTAGCTCCAATAGCCAGGTGGAATAATTATAGATTTGGAATTTTGCTATTGATTTGTTTTACGGCGAGTTATGTTTTTTCGAAAAGACAAATTCCTACGCTTCTGACTGGAAATTGGCTAAAATACACAACCTTTGTTATTGTTAACGTATTGTTATTATTACTTTTTGGAGTAACTGAAAGTCAGAACTTTCTCTACTTTCAATTTTAA
- a CDS encoding glycosyltransferase family 87 protein has translation MWNFLETLEKRGKWILSILLVIFLVLSVSRSKQKSDFLDYYHAAERWATGENLYRFDAAFELQSKVKKMEDLFLPENFHLLTALQNETATYIYPPLFSFLLIPFTYLSEPNAALIFEIVSWISLLAILYLIFQNKEITNPKSSFPYLILLTTILFNFRFLESHIQNNQVGLLLILLVLVSLISKSDWQSGMILALATSIKITPLVFLFVFIYEKQYKRIFWFLLGIFVWNATPLLYNWDYTIQMTNEWITEILGNAFSNPLLRSWKNNQSLSSTLAKYFVPGADMMNQPTYSLPFLVLSLPMLKFIQLVFIILFGIPLLLLWRKKNKKWEIISLLFLISALFSGISWIHSFIICLVPIYFILNQVLSSSKDKKEIYILLLILSLPLLSHRTFVGSKIEAALSMFSILFYSTSLLYFYIVRFTLSETENRN, from the coding sequence ATGTGGAATTTTTTAGAAACCCTAGAGAAACGTGGGAAATGGATACTCAGCATTCTGCTTGTGATTTTTCTTGTCCTATCCGTTTCTAGATCCAAACAAAAATCGGATTTTTTGGATTATTACCATGCCGCAGAGCGTTGGGCCACAGGTGAGAACCTATACCGGTTTGATGCCGCCTTTGAACTCCAGTCCAAAGTCAAAAAGATGGAAGACCTATTCTTACCTGAAAATTTTCACCTATTAACGGCGCTTCAAAACGAAACAGCAACCTATATTTATCCGCCACTATTTTCCTTTTTACTCATCCCTTTTACCTATCTCTCAGAACCAAATGCAGCTCTTATCTTTGAAATCGTAAGTTGGATTTCTTTATTAGCCATTCTTTATCTTATTTTCCAAAATAAAGAAATTACCAACCCAAAGTCTTCATTTCCTTATTTAATTCTACTCACCACAATCCTTTTCAACTTTCGTTTTTTAGAAAGCCATATCCAAAATAACCAAGTAGGATTACTGCTTATCTTACTCGTGTTAGTATCTCTTATCTCAAAATCGGATTGGCAAAGTGGAATGATCTTGGCCCTTGCGACAAGCATAAAGATTACCCCACTCGTTTTCCTTTTTGTATTTATATATGAAAAGCAATACAAACGAATCTTTTGGTTTCTACTGGGAATCTTTGTTTGGAATGCAACTCCACTTCTTTACAATTGGGACTATACCATTCAGATGACAAACGAATGGATTACTGAAATTTTAGGAAATGCTTTTAGTAACCCTCTACTTCGTTCTTGGAAAAATAACCAATCTCTAAGTTCGACCCTTGCTAAGTATTTTGTTCCAGGTGCGGATATGATGAACCAACCCACCTACAGTTTACCTTTTTTAGTTTTATCGCTTCCCATGTTAAAATTCATCCAACTTGTTTTTATTATACTGTTTGGGATTCCTCTTTTATTACTCTGGAGAAAGAAAAATAAAAAATGGGAAATCATTTCTCTATTGTTTTTAATTTCTGCTCTTTTTAGTGGAATTAGTTGGATTCATAGTTTTATCATTTGTTTGGTTCCTATATATTTTATCCTGAACCAAGTGCTTAGTTCCTCTAAGGACAAAAAGGAAATTTATATTCTTCTCTTAATTCTATCTTTACCGCTTCTTTCGCATAGAACCTTTGTAGGTTCAAAAATCGAAGCGGCATTATCTATGTTTTCTATTTTATTTTATTCCACCAGTCTCTTGTATTTTTATATTGTAAGGTTTACACTAAGTGAAACAGAAAATCGGAATTGA
- a CDS encoding aconitate hydratase, with amino-acid sequence MAFDIEMIAARYSKMEAAIAQARKVVGRPLTLTEKILYNHLWDGNPTKSFGRGVDYVDFAPDRVAMQDATAQMALLQFMQAGRKKVAVPSTVHCDHLITAKDESGVDLGIAVKENKEVYDFLSSVSNKYGIGFWKPGAGIIHQVVLENYAFPGGMMIGTDSHTVNAGGLGMVAIGVGGADACDVMAGLAWELKWPKAIGVKLTGKLNGWTSAKDVILKVAGILTVKGGTGAIVEYFGPGAEALSCTGKGTICNMGAEIGATTSTFGYDESMERYLRSTNRSDVADLANKYKAHLTADPEVYADPSKYFDQVIEIDLNTLEPYVNGPFTPDLATPISKMKEEAAKNGWPLKVEVGLIGSCTNSSYEDISRAASLAKQVAAKGLKTKAEFTITPGSELVRYTIQRDGFIDSFHKIGAKVFSNACGPCIGMWSRVGAEKKEKNTIVHSFNRNFQARQDGNPNTYAFVASPEITTALAIAGDLGFNPLTDTLTNEKGEQVKLDPPTGEELPNKGFAVEDAGFVAPAADGSGVQVIVDPTSTRLQLLAPFKAWEGTDLKGLKLLIKAKGKCTTDHISMAGPWLKFRGHLDNISNNLLIGATNIFNGKTNEVKNQLNGNYEPVPQTQRAYKAQGIGSIVVGDENYGEGSSREHAAMEPRHLGVRAVLVKSFARIHETNLKKQGMLALTFANKEDYDKIQEDDVIDIVGLTSFAEGKPLTLVLNHKDGKKDEISVNHTYNAQQIEWFKAGAALNLMKA; translated from the coding sequence ATGGCATTTGATATAGAAATGATTGCGGCACGTTATTCCAAAATGGAAGCGGCCATCGCACAAGCCAGGAAGGTAGTGGGTCGACCCCTCACACTTACAGAAAAGATTTTATACAACCACCTTTGGGATGGAAATCCAACAAAGAGTTTTGGTCGCGGTGTCGACTACGTTGACTTTGCACCAGACCGTGTGGCAATGCAAGATGCAACAGCGCAAATGGCGCTTCTCCAATTTATGCAAGCTGGTCGTAAAAAAGTAGCGGTTCCCTCCACCGTTCACTGTGACCACTTAATCACGGCAAAAGACGAATCCGGTGTGGATCTTGGAATTGCTGTCAAAGAAAACAAAGAAGTTTATGATTTTTTATCCTCCGTTTCTAATAAATATGGAATCGGTTTTTGGAAACCAGGTGCAGGTATTATCCACCAAGTAGTATTAGAAAATTATGCCTTCCCAGGTGGAATGATGATCGGAACTGATTCTCATACAGTGAATGCTGGGGGACTTGGAATGGTTGCCATTGGTGTTGGTGGAGCTGACGCTTGTGATGTGATGGCCGGCCTTGCTTGGGAACTCAAATGGCCAAAAGCAATCGGTGTCAAACTTACTGGAAAGTTAAATGGTTGGACATCCGCAAAAGATGTAATCTTAAAAGTGGCAGGTATCCTCACTGTGAAAGGGGGAACTGGTGCGATTGTAGAATACTTTGGTCCAGGTGCCGAAGCCCTCTCTTGTACGGGTAAAGGTACAATCTGTAACATGGGAGCAGAAATTGGAGCAACCACTTCTACTTTCGGTTATGATGAATCAATGGAACGTTACTTGAGATCCACTAACAGAAGTGATGTGGCAGACCTTGCTAACAAATACAAAGCTCACTTAACTGCTGACCCAGAAGTGTATGCCGATCCTTCCAAATACTTTGACCAAGTGATTGAAATTGATCTTAATACATTAGAACCTTATGTAAACGGTCCATTCACGCCTGACCTTGCCACTCCTATTTCCAAAATGAAAGAAGAGGCGGCAAAAAATGGTTGGCCACTCAAAGTAGAAGTAGGTCTTATCGGATCTTGCACTAACTCTTCTTATGAAGATATCTCGAGAGCCGCATCTCTTGCCAAACAAGTAGCTGCCAAAGGTTTAAAAACCAAAGCAGAATTTACAATCACTCCTGGATCAGAACTAGTTCGGTACACCATCCAAAGAGATGGTTTTATCGATTCCTTCCATAAAATTGGAGCGAAAGTTTTCTCTAATGCTTGTGGACCTTGTATTGGAATGTGGTCTCGCGTGGGTGCAGAAAAAAAGGAAAAGAACACCATTGTTCACTCCTTCAATCGTAACTTCCAAGCCCGCCAAGATGGAAACCCAAACACTTATGCTTTTGTGGCTTCCCCAGAAATCACAACGGCACTTGCCATCGCTGGGGACTTAGGTTTTAATCCACTCACTGACACTTTAACTAACGAAAAAGGGGAACAAGTAAAATTGGACCCACCTACCGGGGAAGAACTTCCTAACAAAGGTTTTGCGGTAGAGGATGCAGGTTTTGTGGCTCCGGCGGCAGATGGTTCAGGAGTGCAAGTCATTGTGGATCCAACATCCACAAGATTACAACTTCTTGCTCCATTCAAAGCGTGGGAAGGCACAGATCTCAAAGGTCTAAAACTACTCATCAAAGCCAAAGGAAAATGTACAACAGACCATATTTCGATGGCGGGTCCTTGGCTTAAGTTTCGTGGTCACTTGGATAATATTTCCAATAACCTTCTCATTGGTGCTACTAACATCTTTAATGGCAAAACTAATGAAGTAAAAAACCAACTGAACGGAAACTACGAACCGGTTCCGCAAACCCAAAGAGCTTACAAAGCACAAGGGATTGGATCTATTGTGGTTGGGGATGAAAACTACGGCGAAGGTTCTTCACGGGAACATGCGGCAATGGAACCAAGACATTTAGGTGTTAGAGCCGTTCTCGTAAAATCCTTTGCTAGGATTCACGAAACTAACTTGAAAAAACAAGGGATGTTAGCACTTACCTTTGCAAACAAAGAAGACTACGATAAAATCCAAGAAGATGATGTGATTGATATAGTAGGACTCACAAGTTTTGCCGAAGGAAAACCGCTTACACTTGTTCTTAATCATAAGGATGGGAAAAAGGATGAAATTTCTGTGAACCATACTTACAATGCGCAACAAATCGAATGGTTCAAAGCAGGTGCTGCTTTGAATTTGATGAAAGCGTAA
- a CDS encoding nucleotide pyrophosphohydrolase produces MGNDDITLNQMQSEVNDWIQNIGVRYFSELTNLAILMEEVGELSRLMARKYGDQSFKSGEAENNIPNEIGDILFVLTCLANQMGISLQDAIRTTIKKNTKRDIDRHKNNPKL; encoded by the coding sequence TTGGGAAACGATGATATCACTCTAAACCAAATGCAATCGGAAGTAAACGATTGGATTCAGAATATAGGAGTCAGATATTTTTCAGAGCTTACAAACCTAGCCATTCTCATGGAAGAAGTCGGCGAACTGTCGAGACTAATGGCAAGAAAGTATGGAGACCAATCTTTCAAATCAGGAGAAGCAGAAAACAACATACCAAACGAAATTGGTGATATTTTATTTGTACTTACTTGTTTAGCAAACCAAATGGGGATCTCTCTTCAAGATGCCATTAGAACGACGATTAAAAAAAATACAAAACGAGATATAGACCGACACAAAAACAATCCCAAACTTTAA
- the pnuC gene encoding nicotinamide riboside transporter PnuC: MFDLSLYFSIKFVVFTFFGNPISFVELLGTSTGLLCVYLASRNHILTWPFGILTSICFFFLFFQIQLYSDMFLQIYFFGSSVYGWIVWRKRTGAYIKIQSLGRSKNLVLVFVIFFGTYILGAITSRLPIWLPNIFTRPPEFLYWDAFTTVASIIANFLLAQRKLESWFLWVFVDVVCITIYSLKEIPFVTLEYIVFLLIAFYGCYHWYQEYKLNPPSIEG, translated from the coding sequence ATGTTTGATTTATCCTTATATTTTTCCATAAAGTTTGTAGTATTCACTTTTTTCGGGAATCCGATTAGTTTTGTCGAACTCCTCGGCACAAGCACGGGACTTCTTTGTGTTTACTTAGCTTCTAGAAATCATATCCTTACTTGGCCTTTTGGGATTTTGACATCTATTTGTTTTTTCTTTCTATTTTTTCAAATCCAACTTTATTCCGATATGTTCTTACAAATTTATTTTTTTGGATCTAGTGTGTATGGTTGGATCGTTTGGCGTAAAAGAACGGGTGCTTATATAAAAATCCAATCTTTAGGCAGATCAAAAAACTTGGTTCTTGTTTTTGTGATTTTTTTTGGAACTTATATTTTGGGAGCAATCACAAGTAGATTACCAATTTGGTTACCAAACATATTTACAAGACCGCCTGAGTTTTTGTATTGGGATGCATTTACTACAGTGGCAAGTATCATTGCTAATTTTTTACTGGCTCAAAGAAAGTTGGAGTCATGGTTTTTATGGGTGTTTGTGGATGTAGTTTGTATCACCATTTATTCCTTAAAGGAAATTCCCTTTGTGACATTGGAATACATTGTGTTTTTACTCATCGCATTTTATGGATGTTACCATTGGTATCAGGAATATAAACTAAATCCTCCTTCCATTGAAGGATAA
- a CDS encoding class I SAM-dependent methyltransferase, which translates to MKGFLNKKSFGFGKNGKKFDDSYWSDIYGNGLDVDGSYNAKQHAEYLKALFQLMEIPVYKMADFGFGKAILLREMVKTFSPVKVYAVDASKEAYEDLKKKDWVKKSDKYHIYHESLETLKLPKLEKEPVELGICNSVIQYLPDSMIPGVLEKMAKYCNYLYFTVPTNEDYLAMKEEMNFMDPYAFSRSKKKYRKWISRDFEIVGYNLLQSKWLGEKGFKEDFFRI; encoded by the coding sequence GTGAAAGGATTCTTAAATAAAAAAAGTTTTGGCTTCGGTAAAAATGGCAAAAAGTTTGATGACTCGTATTGGTCGGATATCTACGGCAATGGTTTGGATGTAGATGGTTCTTATAATGCAAAACAACATGCGGAATATTTAAAAGCGCTCTTTCAATTAATGGAAATCCCTGTTTACAAAATGGCCGATTTTGGATTTGGAAAAGCCATTTTACTGCGAGAGATGGTAAAAACATTTTCTCCCGTAAAAGTATATGCAGTGGATGCATCCAAAGAAGCTTACGAAGATCTAAAGAAAAAAGACTGGGTCAAAAAATCTGATAAGTATCATATTTATCACGAATCTCTAGAGACACTCAAACTCCCCAAATTGGAAAAAGAACCAGTGGAACTTGGGATTTGCAATTCAGTGATTCAGTATTTGCCAGATTCGATGATTCCCGGTGTTTTGGAAAAAATGGCAAAGTATTGTAATTATTTGTATTTTACAGTACCAACTAACGAGGATTATTTGGCTATGAAAGAAGAAATGAATTTCATGGATCCTTATGCATTTTCTAGGTCCAAAAAAAAATATAGAAAATGGATTTCTCGGGATTTTGAAATCGTAGGTTATAATCTTTTGCAAAGTAAATGGCTTGGTGAAAAAGGTTTTAAAGAAGATTTTTTTCGAATTTAA
- a CDS encoding glycosyltransferase family 4 protein yields MTGNSRYLAEVLKVILPKYSKKEFFLYTNKPIHPIFQDLLGPNTKVVLESKKIPGPIYLNFVLPKRLKQDGIEVFWATIQMLPILKLPIPSYVNYHDLNFISAPETMAKWNFWQHKLLSPITLKNADKIFCLSKNTKREIATFRPDCEKKCILVYPGVSKQKLPKSKVTFPKEFFLTVGTLEPRKNINRLVDAFLDFKTKYPKDKNSLLIMGRKGWGEEGDFLYQKLKDPKIQNLGIQFIENPDDATLAEAFKQCKAFFFPSLHEGFGLPLLEAMLEDKRCVASDIPVFKEILSDKCDLYVPAKETKDWTRSFELMSGPKKSRSPKFPAKQWTWEETAKKIEEVIFQ; encoded by the coding sequence ATGACTGGGAATTCTCGGTATTTGGCCGAAGTACTCAAAGTCATTTTACCCAAATATTCAAAAAAAGAATTTTTTCTTTATACAAACAAACCGATTCATCCGATCTTTCAAGACCTACTCGGACCCAATACAAAAGTAGTTTTAGAATCCAAAAAAATTCCAGGCCCCATTTATTTGAATTTTGTTTTACCCAAACGTCTTAAACAAGATGGAATAGAAGTTTTTTGGGCCACCATACAGATGTTACCGATTCTAAAACTTCCTATACCAAGTTATGTGAATTATCATGACCTTAATTTTATTTCCGCACCGGAAACTATGGCTAAGTGGAACTTTTGGCAACACAAACTACTTTCACCTATCACCTTAAAAAATGCAGATAAAATTTTTTGTCTGTCAAAGAATACAAAAAGGGAAATCGCGACCTTTCGTCCAGATTGTGAAAAAAAATGTATATTAGTTTATCCTGGTGTTTCCAAACAGAAATTACCAAAATCAAAAGTTACTTTTCCAAAAGAATTTTTTCTAACAGTAGGTACTTTAGAACCAAGAAAAAACATCAATCGATTAGTAGATGCTTTTTTAGATTTTAAAACCAAATATCCAAAGGACAAAAACTCGCTTCTGATTATGGGACGAAAAGGTTGGGGAGAAGAAGGTGATTTTTTATACCAAAAATTAAAAGATCCAAAAATCCAAAACCTAGGAATTCAATTTATAGAAAATCCTGATGATGCAACTCTGGCAGAAGCATTTAAACAATGTAAGGCCTTTTTCTTCCCTTCCCTACATGAAGGTTTTGGTCTTCCACTGCTGGAAGCAATGTTAGAGGACAAACGTTGTGTTGCTTCCGATATTCCTGTTTTTAAAGAAATTCTCTCAGACAAATGTGATCTCTATGTTCCTGCCAAAGAAACAAAGGATTGGACTCGTAGTTTTGAACTGATGTCTGGCCCCAAAAAATCAAGGTCTCCCAAATTTCCCGCCAAACAATGGACATGGGAAGAAACAGCAAAAAAAATTGAAGAGGTAATTTTTCAGTGA
- a CDS encoding LIMLP_18675 family protein, whose translation MKIIKKWISKWKEFRSKREIAYFGTSLYDELTINPIPSLLLILFAVLFFTYSLPYIYYLGKFFYWFVGVLEITKVLKIPFLDELRYYHYLSAFVYFYIAISLLIDMSRLLNRWNIRTVFVKNEVWQIQKFGFGKKLIKFNLETDVLELGYEHGGLSDFLGWNRLVWEKNGKTLLRTPYFFPYRKNKSIVNRILKR comes from the coding sequence GTGAAAATCATCAAGAAATGGATATCGAAATGGAAGGAATTCCGAAGCAAAAGAGAAATCGCTTACTTTGGGACATCATTATACGATGAGTTAACGATAAATCCGATTCCTTCTTTATTACTCATTCTATTTGCTGTTTTATTTTTTACATATAGTTTGCCTTATATTTACTATTTGGGTAAGTTTTTTTATTGGTTTGTAGGAGTTTTAGAAATTACTAAAGTTTTAAAAATTCCATTTTTAGATGAACTTAGATATTACCATTATCTATCCGCTTTTGTTTATTTCTATATTGCAATTTCTCTCTTAATCGATATGAGTCGCCTTTTGAATCGATGGAACATACGAACCGTCTTTGTAAAAAATGAAGTTTGGCAAATTCAGAAATTTGGATTCGGCAAAAAACTAATTAAGTTTAACTTAGAAACTGATGTTTTAGAATTAGGATACGAACATGGTGGACTTAGTGATTTTTTAGGATGGAACCGATTGGTTTGGGAAAAAAATGGAAAAACACTATTGAGAACTCCATATTTTTTTCCTTATCGAAAAAATAAATCCATCGTGAATCGGATATTAAAACGTTAG
- a CDS encoding FlgO family outer membrane protein: MNMLHRLGWNLHFKILFFVFILLGVSACYLGEERESKPQKKTVPPLEQLAVSLSEKGFYFQPQRLVVLTFLDQEGKKSPYGEILAEKLTTELVKKDRFQILDRLANQKVLKEAGLGLDSPTDTATLRKIGDVLKLDVIITGIVTPYQDGVFVNTRLIEIQSGLILKADEVYVRIDG, encoded by the coding sequence ATGAATATGTTACATCGCTTGGGATGGAACTTGCATTTTAAAATTTTATTTTTTGTTTTTATATTGCTTGGCGTTAGCGCTTGTTATTTGGGAGAGGAGAGGGAATCTAAACCTCAGAAAAAAACCGTTCCCCCTTTGGAACAACTGGCAGTTTCACTTTCAGAGAAAGGGTTTTACTTCCAACCACAAAGACTTGTTGTTTTAACTTTTTTAGACCAGGAAGGCAAAAAAAGCCCCTATGGTGAAATCCTTGCAGAGAAACTAACCACAGAACTTGTAAAAAAAGACAGATTCCAAATCTTAGACCGTTTGGCCAACCAAAAGGTTTTAAAAGAAGCCGGTCTAGGTCTTGATTCTCCTACCGACACCGCCACCTTGCGCAAAATAGGCGATGTTTTGAAACTGGACGTTATCATCACAGGAATTGTGACTCCATACCAAGACGGAGTTTTTGTCAATACGAGGCTTATCGAAATTCAATCTGGACTTATCCTCAAAGCGGATGAAGTTTATGTCCGTATTGACGGTTAA
- a CDS encoding DoxX family protein — protein sequence MSEKSKKIAYWFFTLWLSLGMVSTAIVQLIKLPEEVEKINQLGYPTYFLTLLGVWKLLGVVAVLTPNFVLLKEWAYAGFFFAMSGAAISHIVCGHAFGEIFPSLLLLSLTVISWYLRPEGRKIKS from the coding sequence ATGTCAGAAAAATCAAAAAAAATAGCTTATTGGTTCTTTACCCTTTGGTTGTCACTCGGGATGGTATCCACAGCGATTGTACAACTAATCAAACTTCCCGAAGAAGTGGAAAAAATCAATCAACTAGGTTACCCTACTTACTTTCTTACGCTTCTTGGGGTTTGGAAACTGCTAGGTGTAGTCGCAGTGCTTACACCAAATTTTGTTCTACTTAAAGAATGGGCTTACGCGGGATTTTTCTTTGCGATGTCTGGGGCAGCCATTTCGCATATTGTCTGTGGCCATGCTTTTGGAGAAATATTTCCTTCTTTACTACTTCTATCACTCACAGTGATCTCTTGGTATTTACGACCTGAAGGTAGAAAAATCAAAAGTTAA